The Xanthomonas sp. DAR 80977 nucleotide sequence CACACCGGCGACTGCTCGATGCGGCCGGCGCGCTCGATGAAGATCTGGTCGTAGGCGTTGACCATGATCTCGGTCACCGTGTTGTCCTCGATCAGGTCCTCCAGCGGCCCCAGGCCGATCGCCTCGTCCAGCACTTCCTTGGCCAGGCGGCGGCGGTTGATGGTCTTGGGCAGGTCGGCGAACTCGCGTTCGAGCACGTCGTCGATCAGCGCGATGGTGGCGGCGCGCAACGCATCGTCGCCCATGCTGCGCACGTCCAGGCGGCGCAGGTCCATCTGCTTGACCAGCGAGGCGTGCACCTTGGCGCGATAGACCGCGATGTCCGGCGGCAGGTCCTGCGGACGCGCCAGTTGCCGCTGCTCCTGCACCTCGGCCATCGGCTGGTTGGCCGCGGCCGTCGCCGGGTCGGCGAGCGCCGCCGCAGGCGCGGCGGCCGGCGCATTGAACGTGGCCGGGTCGTGGCGCGGCGCCGTGGTCTCCGGCTCGTCGCCGACCACCTGCAGGCGGTAGTCGCCGATCTGCACCAGATCGCGGCTGCTCAGCGGCCCGCGGCTGCCGGACACCTTTTCGCCGTTGACCAGCACCGACGCGCGCCCGCCGAAGGCCTCGATGAAGATGCCGTCGTCCTCGCGCTTCAGCGCCGCATGCTGCTGGGCGATGCTCCAGCCCTGCAGCACCACCAGATTGCCGTCGCCGCGGCCGATGCCGCATTCGCGGTGCAGGCAGCGGACATGGCGTTGGTCGCGGTTCGGCGTATCGATGAGGATGTTGAACATGGTTCTGTCTACGGAGAGCGAGGGGGGGAAGAACTACTGCACGTATTCCTTGCTGCGCTTGGGCATCGCTTCCTGGCCGCGTTCCTGGATGCGCCGCCCGTGCTCCAGGCCATCGAGGTTTTCCTGCGAATCGGGGGTGATGATGCGCGGGGTCACGAACATCACCAGTTCGGTGCGGTTGCCGCGGAAGCCGTCGGAGCGGAACAGCTTGCCCAGGATCGGGATCTCGCCCAGCAACGGGAATTTCTTCGCGTCCTGCTGCGCGCTGGAATCTATCAGCCCGGAGATCACGATGGTCTCGCCGGCGCGCACGTTCAATTCGGACTCGGTGCGGCGCGTGGTGAAGCCGGGCACGCCCTGCACGCTGACGGTCGGGTCGATGCGGCTCACCTCGGCCAGCAGGCGCGTGGAGATTTCCTGGTTGCCGTTGACCAGCGGCTCGATGTCGAGCTTGATGCCGTATTCCTTGAAGTCCACGGTGACCTGGCCGAAGCCCTGCGGGATCGGGATCGGCACTTCGCCGCCGACCAGGAACTTGGCCTGGCCGCCGCTGCGCGCGCTCAGTTGCGGCGACGCCAGCAGGAACGCCTTGCCCTTGTTCATCAGCAGGTTGATCGCCGAGCCGATCTGGGTGGCGATGCCGAAGAAGGCCTGGGTGCCGGGCACGCGATTGGGCAGGACGACGCCGGCGGCCGGGCTGCCTTGCGGATTGATCCGGTAGTAGTCGTTGGTGGTGAAGTCCTTCAGCAGCCCGCCGACCGGCCCCTGGATCACGTTGTCCCACTGGATGCCCAGCTCTTCCAGCGCGTTGCTGTCGAACTCCATGATCTTCACGTCCATCAGCACCATCGGGCGCATGCCGACCGGGTCGGCGGAGGTGAAGTCGAGCAGGGTCGGATACAGCTTCTGCAGCGCCTCGATGCGCTTGGCCACGCCGGGATTGATGTCCTGGCCGGTGATCACCACGCGGTCGGCCACCGCATGCACGCCCAGGTTGGGGACGTCGGCGAGCAGCGTGCGCACCGTCTCCACCGTCGCCGGCGCGTTGCCTTCCATCACCTCCACCGGCACGTCGATCTGGCGTCCGTCCTGCAGCCACAGGTGCACGCTGGTGGCACCCGGCTTCTGGCCGATGATGACCAGTTCGCGCTTGCCGATGTTGGTCACCTGGACCAGTTCGCCGTTACCGACCGCCACGCGCTTGAGCGCCTGCGGCAGGCTGTGCACGGCGGCCTGGCCGGCATAGATGCGCGCGCGCTCGGGCAACGGCGTGACCACGGCCGAGCCCGCGGCGCGGCGATAGGCCGGATCCGGCACCGGCGCGGGAAAGCCGCTGCCGCCCATCGGCACCGGTGCCTGGTTGCCGCTGGTGGGCGGCGCCGCGGGCCTGGATTCGGGCGCGACGGTGACCGGCACAGGCACCAATCCGGTCTGCTGCTGGGTCTGCGCCTGTGCGTTGCCGCCGATGGTCATGGTCGCGGCTGCGAGCATGGGAAGGAAGGAAACACTCCATGTAGTCCTGCGCATGCGTCAGCCTTTGCCTCCGATGATGAATTCGACGCCACTGCCGCCGCCGCCCGCCTTGGCGGTGCCGAGCAGTTCCTTTTGGGTCAGGCCGTTGAGGCCGAACGGATTGCGGTCTTCGACCTGGCGCAACATGACCCGCATCGCCCCGGCCTTGGCGGCCACGGTCAGGCGTTCGGCCTGCTGCGGGTTCAGTTCCAGGGTGATGTTGGAGAAGCCTTGCTGGTCTTCCTGCACCGGCGTGTCGCCGACGCGGTTGCCGGTGGCCAGCACGTTGATGTTCTCCAGCAGCGGGATGACCCGCGACCCCGCGTTTTCCTGCTCCACGGTCAACAGGATGTCGACATG carries:
- a CDS encoding type II and III secretion system protein family protein gives rise to the protein MLAAATMTIGGNAQAQTQQQTGLVPVPVTVAPESRPAAPPTSGNQAPVPMGGSGFPAPVPDPAYRRAAGSAVVTPLPERARIYAGQAAVHSLPQALKRVAVGNGELVQVTNIGKRELVIIGQKPGATSVHLWLQDGRQIDVPVEVMEGNAPATVETVRTLLADVPNLGVHAVADRVVITGQDINPGVAKRIEALQKLYPTLLDFTSADPVGMRPMVLMDVKIMEFDSNALEELGIQWDNVIQGPVGGLLKDFTTNDYYRINPQGSPAAGVVLPNRVPGTQAFFGIATQIGSAINLLMNKGKAFLLASPQLSARSGGQAKFLVGGEVPIPIPQGFGQVTVDFKEYGIKLDIEPLVNGNQEISTRLLAEVSRIDPTVSVQGVPGFTTRRTESELNVRAGETIVISGLIDSSAQQDAKKFPLLGEIPILGKLFRSDGFRGNRTELVMFVTPRIITPDSQENLDGLEHGRRIQERGQEAMPKRSKEYVQ